Proteins co-encoded in one Dehalogenimonas sp. WBC-2 genomic window:
- a CDS encoding S-adenosylmethionine:tRNA ribosyltransferase-isomerase, whose translation MKTADFDYNLPEELIAQTPAKPRDSSRLLVLNRGTGTIEHCRFVDIIKYLQPGDALVFNDSRVIPARLFGRKLNTGAHVEVLLLLRRQRNEWQALIKPAKRLSAGTIVELFDKHGVNSGVTLQVMQKDEDGTASILISNEDRLAQLGILALPPYIHHQLSETEEERYQTVYSRVSGSVAAPTAGLHFTPELLKKIENKGIKLLFVTLHIGLDTFRPVKEEDPALHLIHKEYAVLSAETAASINEVKVSGGRVFGVGTSAVRTLEWAALTKGMPLKPFMGWVELFILPGFKYQVIDRLITNFHLPRGTPLMLTAAFAGWDGLKVAYDQAIDEGYRFYSFGDAMLIN comes from the coding sequence TTGAAAACCGCTGATTTCGATTATAACCTACCAGAAGAACTTATAGCCCAAACCCCGGCCAAACCCCGCGATAGTTCCCGTTTGCTGGTGCTCAACCGCGGTACAGGCACAATTGAGCACTGCCGATTTGTGGATATCATTAAATATCTACAGCCCGGTGACGCCCTTGTTTTCAATGACTCCCGGGTCATACCGGCCCGCCTGTTCGGCCGTAAACTCAATACCGGGGCACATGTCGAAGTGTTGCTTTTGCTGCGTCGGCAACGGAACGAATGGCAAGCTCTCATTAAACCGGCGAAGCGTCTAAGCGCCGGCACAATCGTCGAATTGTTCGACAAGCATGGGGTTAATAGCGGTGTTACCTTACAAGTTATGCAGAAAGATGAAGACGGCACCGCCTCCATCTTGATTTCAAACGAAGACCGGCTGGCGCAACTGGGCATTCTGGCGTTACCGCCTTATATCCATCACCAGCTATCGGAAACAGAAGAGGAACGATATCAGACAGTGTATTCAAGAGTCAGCGGCAGCGTAGCGGCGCCGACTGCTGGGTTGCACTTTACGCCGGAACTTCTAAAAAAGATCGAAAATAAAGGGATCAAACTACTTTTTGTCACTCTACATATTGGATTGGATACGTTTAGACCGGTAAAAGAAGAGGATCCGGCTCTTCACCTGATTCACAAAGAATATGCTGTTCTTTCAGCTGAGACAGCTGCTTCGATAAACGAGGTGAAGGTATCGGGAGGCCGAGTTTTTGGCGTTGGTACCTCAGCGGTAAGAACACTGGAATGGGCTGCCTTGACGAAAGGGATGCCGCTCAAGCCTTTTATGGGTTGGGTGGAATTGTTCATTTTGCCAGGGTTCAAATATCAGGTCATCGATCGACTGATAACTAATTTTCATCTGCCACGGGGGACACCCTTGATGCTGACTGCCGCTTTTGCAGGTTGGGACGGGCTTAAAGTGGCTTATGACCAAGCTATAGACGAAGGATATCGCTTCTATAGTTTTGGCGATGCGATGCTGATTAATTGA
- a CDS encoding adenine deaminase: protein MIDQVRRRIRVARGEEPADLLFRNGRVVNVFNGEIEEIAVAVCDGVIAGVGDYDRAVEVIDLGGKYLIPGLIDGHTHIESSMLDIAQYARAVVARGTTGVVTDLHELVNVTGTNGIDYILDSVKKLPLDLHVMAPSCVPATHLETSGAMLDAKSVAQVLGKPGVIGLGEMMNFPGVLFGVGEVLNKIESTLSGIVDGHAPGLREKDLNAYISAGIGSDHESTKIDEAKEKLARGMHIMIREGSTEKNLEELLPLVTPEVSRRCMFVVDDRSCADLKRDGDMDAIVRKAIRLGLNPVIAIQMATINAAEYFGLGHTGAIAPGFQANLVVVNSLEKFDIKHVYFDGKLVAKDGESLFQTENKAPDELHRTMNVKPFTVADLKMEPAEGPTPVIEIVPGQIVTRYLKEQVNSIPDIGKDTLKLIVVERHHATGNIGKGLVRGFGIREGALASSVAHDSHNIIAIGASDEDIYLAVHEVIRMGGGLAVVNGEKVLASLPLPIAGLMSDQPLDEVVAGFENLEAHARATGVKLQAPFAALSFLALPVIPELKLTDLGLVDVAAFKIIGKQD, encoded by the coding sequence TTGATTGACCAAGTGCGGCGCAGGATAAGAGTTGCCCGTGGAGAAGAACCGGCCGATCTGTTATTCCGCAATGGGCGCGTGGTCAATGTGTTTAATGGAGAGATTGAAGAAATAGCAGTTGCCGTTTGTGACGGAGTAATCGCCGGAGTCGGAGACTACGACCGGGCAGTTGAAGTAATTGATCTGGGCGGTAAGTATCTCATACCGGGATTGATAGATGGTCATACTCATATTGAAAGTTCAATGCTGGATATAGCCCAGTACGCCCGAGCGGTGGTAGCCAGGGGTACCACCGGCGTGGTAACAGACCTGCATGAATTGGTCAATGTCACGGGTACCAATGGCATCGATTATATACTGGATTCCGTGAAGAAGCTGCCACTTGATCTGCACGTTATGGCGCCGTCCTGTGTACCGGCAACCCATTTGGAAACCTCTGGGGCGATGTTAGACGCTAAAAGTGTCGCTCAGGTCCTTGGAAAGCCGGGAGTAATCGGCTTGGGTGAAATGATGAATTTCCCTGGAGTGCTGTTTGGAGTCGGTGAAGTGCTCAATAAGATTGAATCCACATTGAGTGGCATTGTCGACGGGCATGCGCCAGGTTTAAGGGAAAAAGACCTTAACGCATATATTAGCGCAGGCATCGGTTCTGACCATGAGTCAACCAAAATCGACGAAGCCAAGGAAAAACTTGCCCGCGGTATGCATATCATGATCCGCGAAGGATCTACGGAAAAAAATCTCGAGGAACTTTTACCGCTGGTAACCCCGGAAGTATCCCGCCGCTGTATGTTCGTCGTCGACGACCGTAGTTGCGCCGATCTGAAACGGGACGGCGACATGGATGCCATAGTCAGAAAAGCTATAAGACTAGGGCTGAATCCGGTTATTGCCATCCAGATGGCAACCATCAATGCCGCAGAATATTTCGGTTTAGGGCACACCGGTGCTATCGCACCGGGATTCCAGGCAAACCTTGTGGTTGTAAACAGCCTCGAAAAATTTGACATTAAGCACGTATACTTCGATGGTAAATTGGTTGCCAAAGACGGTGAATCCTTGTTTCAAACTGAAAACAAAGCCCCTGATGAACTTCACCGCACCATGAACGTTAAACCTTTTACCGTAGCCGACTTAAAAATGGAACCGGCAGAGGGTCCGACACCGGTCATAGAAATTGTGCCTGGCCAGATAGTCACCCGATACCTCAAAGAGCAGGTTAATTCAATTCCCGACATCGGTAAGGACACCTTGAAATTGATCGTGGTTGAGCGTCATCACGCCACCGGAAATATTGGAAAAGGATTGGTGAGAGGTTTCGGCATCAGGGAAGGCGCACTGGCTTCATCTGTTGCTCATGATTCTCATAACATCATCGCCATCGGTGCCAGCGATGAAGATATCTATCTTGCAGTCCATGAAGTTATCAGAATGGGGGGTGGTCTGGCGGTGGTCAATGGAGAGAAAGTTCTTGCCAGCCTACCGCTGCCGATAGCCGGGCTGATGTCAGACCAACCGTTGGATGAAGTGGTTGCTGGTTTTGAGAACCTGGAAGCTCACGCCCGGGCAACAGGAGTCAAGCTGCAAGCACCCTTTGCCGCGCTGTCATTTTTGGCTCTGCCGGTTATCCCTGAGTTGAAACTGACCGATTTGGGATTGGTCGACGTAGCGGCTTTTAAAATCATCGGGAAGCAGGACTGA
- a CDS encoding aspartate 1-decarboxylase, translating to MRTMLKSKLHRARVTRCNLDYEGSITIDRDLMKAADILPFEQVQVLNLNNSARFATYAIEGEAGSGEIGLNGAAARCASKSDIVIILTYSQVAEEKLSSHMPKLVFVDEQNHISNVTHAIGAISF from the coding sequence ATGAGAACCATGTTGAAAAGCAAACTTCACCGCGCTCGGGTCACCCGCTGCAATTTAGACTACGAGGGCAGCATCACCATTGACCGGGACCTGATGAAAGCTGCGGACATTCTGCCGTTTGAACAGGTTCAGGTGCTCAACCTCAACAACAGCGCCCGTTTCGCCACTTATGCTATTGAAGGCGAGGCTGGTAGCGGGGAGATCGGCCTTAACGGCGCCGCCGCCCGTTGCGCCTCTAAGAGTGACATCGTCATCATTTTGACCTATTCCCAAGTCGCGGAAGAGAAGCTCTCCAGTCATATGCCCAAGCTGGTTTTTGTTGATGAGCAAAACCACATTTCTAATGTAACACATGCTATTGGGGCGATCTCCTTTTAG
- a CDS encoding ribosomal large subunit seudouridine synthase B, whose amino-acid sequence MLKSLRDGGFGSRRDLAEAIKAGRVMVNGNIAESYSMPLSDTDVVSLDEKVVSLAPAQKVYMILNKPLEVISSTEDSHGRRTVLDLLPDSYHKFQLFPVGRLDEDTTGLILLTNDGELAYKLTHPRFEVEKEYLVAINGGLSVTDVEKLSAGLELDDGLSAPARLKPVIERPYNYKIIIHEGRKRIVRRLFASLGHQVRALKRIRIGSLDLGNLKEGDYRRLTPIELRSLQSVRAPLVKRTANGNPVETFHRVKPTPSPKSD is encoded by the coding sequence TTGCTGAAAAGTCTCCGAGACGGCGGTTTCGGCTCGCGTCGCGATCTGGCCGAAGCCATTAAAGCTGGAAGAGTCATGGTAAACGGTAACATCGCCGAAAGCTACAGTATGCCTCTTTCAGACACTGATGTCGTAAGTCTGGATGAAAAAGTAGTATCACTAGCTCCGGCACAAAAAGTATACATGATACTGAACAAACCTCTTGAGGTCATCTCGTCCACTGAGGATAGCCACGGCCGCCGCACCGTGCTCGACCTGCTACCGGATAGCTATCACAAATTCCAGTTATTTCCGGTGGGCCGTCTTGATGAAGACACCACCGGACTGATCTTGTTGACCAATGACGGTGAGTTGGCCTACAAATTGACACACCCTCGGTTTGAAGTGGAAAAAGAATATCTGGTGGCCATAAACGGCGGCCTTTCGGTAACTGACGTTGAGAAGTTATCCGCAGGACTAGAACTGGATGACGGACTCAGCGCTCCGGCCCGGCTAAAACCGGTCATAGAGCGGCCGTATAACTATAAAATCATCATCCACGAGGGGCGTAAGCGCATAGTCAGGCGTCTTTTTGCCAGTCTGGGGCACCAGGTTCGGGCGTTGAAACGTATTCGCATCGGGTCGTTAGACTTGGGAAATCTTAAAGAAGGAGACTATCGTCGTTTAACTCCTATTGAACTCCGTTCGCTCCAATCAGTCCGCGCTCCGTTGGTAAAACGCACAGCTAATGGAAATCCTGTGGAAACGTTTCATAGAGTGAAACCAACGCCGTCACCAAAATCTGATTAA
- a CDS encoding phosphoribosyl transferase domain protein yields the protein MVYRAPAPQPLFENRFDAGKQLAEKLTAYKNEQAIVLAIPNGGLPVGLQVALAIAAELDVVIARKIPIPLRPEGGFGAVADDGTMILNNEIVRSLGLTQSQINYQVAKVRNDIQQRSLIFRNNRQLSVVTGKTAIIIDDGLASGFTMMAAVESVRRRRPARIIVAVPVASEMAVRKVEKIADRVVTVHTALVPKFYVSYYYRYWHEMTDDDGLKCIREWEVRRYKPNLKSINQPL from the coding sequence ATGGTTTATCGCGCACCAGCACCGCAGCCATTATTTGAAAATAGGTTCGACGCCGGAAAGCAATTGGCAGAAAAACTTACTGCTTACAAGAACGAACAAGCGATTGTACTTGCGATCCCAAATGGTGGCTTGCCGGTGGGTTTACAGGTGGCACTTGCCATCGCTGCTGAATTAGACGTCGTCATCGCCCGTAAAATTCCGATCCCGCTGAGACCGGAAGGTGGATTCGGCGCGGTTGCCGACGACGGCACAATGATACTTAACAATGAGATTGTCCGCTCATTGGGACTCACACAATCCCAAATTAACTATCAGGTGGCCAAGGTCAGGAATGACATACAGCAGCGCAGCCTTATATTTCGCAATAACCGCCAGTTATCCGTGGTTACAGGTAAGACGGCAATAATAATTGACGATGGCTTGGCGTCAGGTTTTACTATGATGGCGGCGGTGGAATCAGTAAGAAGACGGCGACCAGCTCGGATTATCGTCGCCGTGCCGGTGGCGTCTGAGATGGCTGTCAGAAAAGTGGAAAAGATAGCGGATCGGGTGGTTACAGTGCATACGGCACTGGTGCCGAAATTCTATGTTTCTTACTATTACCGATACTGGCATGAGATGACTGATGATGATGGTCTCAAATGTATCAGGGAATGGGAAGTCCGGCGCTACAAACCGAACCTTAAGTCTATCAATCAGCCGCTTTAA
- a CDS encoding ABC transporter ATP-binding protein has product MIIKVENLVKVYGPIRAVDGLSFEVAKGEVFGMLGPNGAGKTTTVEIIEGLRKADSGKVTVLGMDVTKAPNEIKQRIGAQLQTPALMPSLTVEELLDVFGAFYTRTIPVDDLLDMLSLQESRKVLVKNLSGGQLQRLSVAMALINDPEIAFLDEPTTGLDPQVRRGMWGVIEDMKKKGKTIFLTTHYMEEAERLCDRIAIVDHGKIIAMDTPQGLIDSNFREKAIQFELEPRPSEEMLRNLTGVTSVATDLNDVVIYSNDITATMSAVLKYAESQNITSQLKDLHVRQASLEDVFLKLTGRKIRE; this is encoded by the coding sequence TTGATCATTAAAGTCGAGAATCTGGTTAAAGTCTACGGACCGATACGCGCTGTCGACGGTCTCAGTTTTGAGGTCGCCAAAGGTGAAGTATTTGGTATGCTCGGGCCCAATGGTGCCGGCAAGACCACCACCGTGGAAATTATCGAAGGTTTACGCAAGGCAGATTCTGGGAAAGTTACTGTTCTCGGGATGGATGTCACTAAAGCACCAAATGAGATCAAGCAGAGGATCGGCGCACAGCTTCAAACCCCGGCTCTAATGCCGTCGCTTACCGTTGAGGAATTGCTCGACGTTTTCGGCGCTTTCTACACCCGCACTATCCCGGTTGATGACCTGTTGGATATGCTGTCACTACAGGAAAGTCGCAAAGTGCTGGTCAAGAATCTCTCTGGCGGCCAGTTACAGCGTCTCTCTGTAGCCATGGCCCTCATCAATGATCCAGAAATTGCTTTTCTCGATGAGCCGACCACTGGTCTCGACCCCCAGGTCCGCCGTGGCATGTGGGGAGTCATTGAAGATATGAAGAAAAAAGGCAAGACCATATTTCTTACTACGCACTATATGGAAGAAGCCGAGCGCCTGTGCGACCGAATTGCTATAGTGGACCACGGAAAAATTATTGCCATGGATACCCCGCAAGGGCTTATTGACAGTAATTTCCGCGAAAAAGCAATTCAATTTGAGTTGGAACCACGGCCGTCTGAGGAAATGTTACGGAATTTAACCGGGGTTACCAGCGTCGCCACTGATCTCAATGATGTAGTAATTTACTCAAATGACATTACCGCAACCATGTCAGCCGTCCTCAAATACGCCGAATCACAAAATATCACTTCCCAGCTTAAAGACCTCCACGTACGGCAGGCCTCCCTGGAAGATGTATTTTTAAAACTAACCGGGAGGAAGATCCGAGAATGA
- a CDS encoding ABC-type multidrug transport system permease component, whose protein sequence is MKAISKLILSNFKQFFRDRTALFFTFAFPLIFIFIFGWVFGGTDSINYNVGLVNNDDSPVSAGLVEALNQVPVFTITENTLEGTLDALKKGDLSAAIVIPANFGSIISGETVALTVYHDPSQTQSTQIILPVMRQVIDGFNREFTGAPVLLTLTEESILSSNLTYIDFIIPGILAMSIMQSGLFGVIPLVEWREKKVLKRLGVTPLSRSTVVASQLVFRLVLAVLQAAILLIIANLVFNVPVLGNLFLLLGLVVLGTLTFISLGYVVAARVKTVEGATPIVNLISFPMLFLSGVFFPVDMMPDFIRPVITALPLTYLADGFRQVMVQSPPLYSMSVDVLVLFGWLIVCIALTVRFFRWE, encoded by the coding sequence ATGAAAGCCATCAGCAAACTGATCCTATCAAATTTCAAACAGTTCTTCCGAGACCGGACAGCCCTGTTCTTCACTTTTGCTTTCCCGTTGATTTTTATCTTTATTTTCGGTTGGGTATTCGGTGGTACCGACTCCATAAACTACAATGTCGGACTGGTAAATAATGATGATTCTCCGGTGAGTGCAGGTCTGGTTGAGGCCTTAAATCAGGTACCCGTCTTTACTATAACCGAGAACACTCTTGAAGGTACTCTTGATGCACTCAAAAAAGGGGATCTATCAGCCGCAATCGTCATTCCCGCCAATTTCGGATCCATTATCTCCGGGGAAACGGTGGCACTCACTGTTTATCATGACCCGTCCCAAACACAATCCACCCAAATCATCCTGCCGGTCATGCGCCAGGTCATTGATGGATTCAATCGTGAATTTACAGGCGCTCCGGTTCTTCTTACCCTCACCGAAGAATCCATCCTGTCATCCAATTTGACATATATCGATTTCATCATCCCCGGTATCCTGGCCATGTCAATCATGCAAAGTGGCCTTTTCGGGGTTATCCCGCTGGTAGAATGGCGCGAAAAAAAGGTACTCAAGCGGCTTGGTGTCACTCCTCTAAGCCGTTCCACCGTAGTGGCAAGTCAATTAGTGTTCAGGCTTGTATTAGCAGTTCTCCAAGCTGCAATACTGTTGATCATCGCAAACTTGGTATTCAATGTCCCGGTACTTGGCAACCTGTTCTTACTCCTGGGTCTGGTTGTCTTGGGCACCCTGACTTTCATCAGCCTCGGTTATGTCGTCGCCGCCCGCGTAAAAACCGTGGAAGGCGCCACACCCATCGTCAACCTTATCTCATTCCCGATGTTGTTCCTTTCGGGGGTATTCTTCCCTGTTGATATGATGCCTGATTTCATCCGTCCTGTTATTACTGCCCTGCCGCTCACCTATCTCGCCGACGGTTTCCGTCAGGTGATGGTTCAGTCTCCGCCTTTGTATTCGATGTCGGTTGACGTGCTGGTGCTGTTCGGATGGTTGATCGTTTGCATCGCACTGACGGTGCGTTTCTTTCGCTGGGAATAA
- a CDS encoding hypoxanthine-guanine phosphoribosyltransferase — protein MTSRFILKTLYPRNEITAKVRLLAKHISVDYQGKDLLAIGILNGATIFMADLVREMTIPIEFDFIRLESYGDDVTTCGDVKITTYPTVEITNRHILIVEDIVDTGLCVEAALKYLTSRKPASLKLCSLLDKPARRRVSVGIDYRGFIVPDKFIVGYGLDYAQHYRNLPDIYTLEEKDVD, from the coding sequence GTGACCAGCCGGTTTATTCTCAAAACTTTGTATCCCAGAAATGAAATTACTGCTAAAGTGCGTTTGCTTGCTAAACACATTTCGGTAGATTATCAGGGAAAAGATCTATTGGCTATCGGCATACTTAATGGTGCAACGATTTTTATGGCCGACTTAGTTAGGGAAATGACTATACCCATTGAGTTCGACTTTATCCGGCTGGAAAGCTACGGAGACGATGTGACGACCTGTGGCGATGTAAAAATTACAACTTATCCCACGGTAGAAATCACAAACCGCCATATTCTGATCGTCGAAGACATCGTGGATACAGGTTTGTGTGTTGAAGCAGCCCTAAAATATCTAACCAGCCGTAAACCGGCATCATTGAAACTATGTTCCTTATTGGATAAACCTGCGCGCCGGCGCGTATCTGTGGGAATAGATTATCGGGGTTTCATCGTGCCTGATAAATTTATTGTGGGATACGGCCTTGATTACGCCCAACATTATCGCAACCTGCCGGATATATATACATTAGAGGAAAAAGACGTTGATTGA
- the surE gene encoding 5-nucleotidase SurE, protein MLSFLLMKILISNDDGINSPGLWSLATHLSTVGDVAVVAPDREQSATGTALTLRQPLRVRKAASPLNGIECFAAEGMPGDAVILGLDKLIQGPINLVVSGINNGPNLGDDVLISGTVGAALQGYLRNIPAIAVSTVSIESEYLEVPASLVAIIAADFDAGRLPDDIFLNVNVPDLPLEKIKGIRITNLAHKTNIDSVQEGHDGRREFYWLVRRKLDFEAAADTDIKAIEQDCISITELHANLFRKPSVPALDILCQEWFLKLKGII, encoded by the coding sequence GTGTTATCCTTTCTACTTATGAAAATACTCATCTCCAATGACGACGGTATAAATTCTCCCGGACTGTGGTCTCTGGCAACTCACCTGAGCACAGTTGGGGATGTCGCCGTAGTCGCCCCTGACCGGGAACAGAGCGCCACTGGTACGGCACTCACTCTTCGTCAACCTCTCCGTGTTCGCAAAGCCGCTTCACCCTTAAATGGCATCGAATGTTTCGCCGCTGAAGGCATGCCCGGAGACGCCGTTATCCTGGGGTTGGATAAACTTATCCAGGGACCTATCAATCTCGTCGTCTCTGGCATCAACAACGGCCCCAACTTAGGTGATGATGTCCTCATCTCCGGCACCGTCGGTGCTGCCTTACAGGGTTACCTCAGAAATATCCCGGCTATTGCCGTTTCAACCGTCAGCATTGAATCTGAATACCTGGAAGTACCGGCCAGCTTGGTCGCCATCATCGCCGCTGATTTCGATGCCGGCAGGCTTCCGGACGATATATTTTTGAACGTCAATGTTCCAGACCTGCCGCTTGAGAAGATCAAAGGCATCAGAATTACCAATCTTGCTCATAAAACGAATATTGACAGTGTTCAGGAAGGGCACGACGGCCGCCGCGAATTCTACTGGCTGGTACGCCGAAAACTCGATTTTGAAGCCGCCGCCGATACCGACATCAAAGCTATAGAACAAGACTGTATCTCCATCACAGAACTCCACGCCAACCTTTTCCGCAAACCGTCGGTCCCGGCGCTGGACATTCTTTGTCAGGAGTGGTTTTTGAAACTCAAAGGCATAATTTAA